A segment of the Gossypium hirsutum isolate 1008001.06 chromosome D10, Gossypium_hirsutum_v2.1, whole genome shotgun sequence genome:
TATTTCTGTTCTTTTTATTGTGTTATTGACTATAGTTTCATCCAGGTGGCAAGATGCACAAAGATAATTAATCCAAATACAGAAGATGCCAAATACGTTATCAATGTTAAGCAAATTGCCAAGGTATGTACCATTAAGTCCCTGAGTTTAACGTTTGCCAGtctgatgatttttttttttatattctttttaaagAAGCCAATCTAATGATTAAACATACTGTTTCTTTTGTGAAAATAGTCTCTTTTTCAGAAGAATagacatttaaaattttttggtctGATATGCATATGGGTTCTAACTGCAGTTCGTTGTTGGCCTTGGTGACAAAGTTTCACCAACTGATATAGAAGAAGGCATGCGGGTGGGGTAAGTTTTAAGTTTCTTAAAAGGTTGCTGCCTTCATTTGTTGTCTTCAGAATATTTTTTTGATAGGTGTTTGCTTGCAATTCagttagaatatataaattatttgttgttGCCACTATTAGGGGAGTATGGAAAACCCTAAGAACTTGCCAAACCAAAAACTGTGACCAGGGCAATGATCATTCAGTTCGTTGTCACCTAGTATAACTGTTTGGTCGACTTTGTGATACATCCACCTCATTTTGTAGAATGGATGAGTATAGGTTTTACTAGAAATAGTAGTTGCATTTGAATGTGTTATGATATTTTCattctttcctttatttattttttcatggaAGCCAATCATGTTTTTACATCCTTGtatgttcttttcttttattgTGAATTAGCTTCTCATCTCTTCATCATTGTTCTGCATTTGCAGGGTTGATCGCAACAAATATCAAATACAGATTCCTTTGCCTCCAAAAATTGACCCAAGTGTCACCATGATGACCGTGGAGGAGAAACCAGACGTGACATATAATGATGTTGGTGGATGCAAGGAGCAGATTGAAAAGATGCGTGAAGTATGTATGACACCTTTTAATTTGTACATGCTCACACTGAAAAACTGAAGCCTTTCTACTATTCCTTGTCCTGTTATAGTAAGTTAAGATTTGAGGCTAACACGCATATGTTGATGAATTTTGTTCTTTTAGGTTGTTGAGCTACCGATGCTTCATCCTGAGAAATTTGTCAAGCTCGGGATTGATCCTCCTAAGGGTGTTCTTTGCTATGGTCCTCCTGGAACTGGTAAGACACTTCTTGCGAGGGCTGTTGCAAACAGAACTGATGCTTGCTTCATTCGTGTTATTGGAAGTGAGCTTGTTCAAAAATACGTGGGTGAAGGAGCTAGAATGGTTCGAGAACTGTTTCAGGTTATAAGCTGCTAAAAATTGTTGTTTTTCTCTTGGAGTTATTCTATAATACTTTTGTTCATTTTGACGTTGTTGAATACTGCAGATGGCACGTTCAAAGAAAGCATGCATTGTGTTCTTTGATGAAGTTGATGCCATTGGGGGTGCACGTTTTGATGATGGTGTGGGTGGAGACAATGAGGTTCAGCGTACCATGCTTGAAATTGTCAACCAGCTTGATGGCTTTGATGCTCGTGGAAACATCAAAGTCCTGATGGCAACAAACAGGTTAAACTTACTACCTATAATTTCAACTCTTTATATCTAGTTCTGTTTTGCGAAGCAACGCATCCCCATTTTTCCCTTTAAGCCATCCCAACCTGAAGACAATGTTCATGGaaggttttattttgatttattctatgaatttttttttttgttgatacaATATTCTACAAAGTATTTGAATTGTGCACGGGCGATGCTTATGCATTTGTGGTTCTTTCTTTTTGTGCATTTTCCAGGCCGGACACGCTAGATCCTGCATTATTACGTCCTGGACGATTAGATCGTAAGGTTGAGTTTGGTCTCCCTGATTTGGAGAGTCGAACACAgatatttaaaattcatacaaGAACGATGAACTGTGAACGTGATATTAGATTTGAACTTTTAGCCCGACTTTGCCCAAATTCTACCGGTAAAAGTCGTCTTGTCAAGTTTCTTGTTTATTGTTTTAGACATGCTCCACTTTGTCTTGTCTTgatatttgtgattttttttatttgcaggGGCCGACATAAGAAGTGTGTGCACAGAGGCTGGAATGTATGCTATTCGGGCTCGAAGAAAAACAGTGACAGAGAAAGATTTCCTAGATGCGGTGAACAAGGTCATCAAGGGATATCAAAAGTTTAGTGCAACCCCAAAATACATGGTTTACAATTAACCCAAATTTTGGTGCCACACTCTCAACTCGTAAAACACATGTATGTGGTTCTATCTTGTTCAATGCTGCTTCCCTGGATTTGTTTTCATAGTTGCCTATACttatgatgttttatgtttaatttgttgCAATTTCATTTCTTCTCCCCTTGAAAAGCTACCGTACTTGGGGGATGAATCCAAACAAAGAACAGAATTAAAGGCATTTGTGGCGGTTTATTTACTGTtctttttaaaactatatttataTGCGCGTatggatataattaatttttaaagagGGAGGCCGGGTAACTTGTTCTAGTTTGAAGGATTGTCTATTTCTGAGGACTTGGACAAAATTACGAGTTTTTAAAAATGGCtcagataaaatttaaaatttattttttatatgggtCGTAAGATTTTTTTGACTTGAACCCAGGTctgaatatatattataaaaattaattatattaattaatatgtttttattaaattagtaatccaataataattaaatttttcacCCTAAACATAAAAATAGCTTATTCATCtaaatatttaagtttaaaatataaattttaaaaattatatttagtagaataaaatatttattatatttatgtattttttaatatactaactatttattatatttatgatatttttttataaatattttttatgttagaaaaattttattttaatctttttttaatacatttagtgtattgtatttaaaaaaatttaaataaaaaattaatctaaaaaaatcagTGAATCTAGTTAGATTTGAGTTCACTTTTTTTAAATTAGGTCAAGCTTGAATAAAAAAGTAAGTCAAATTTTCAAGCCAACTTGATTCATGAGCTTGAAAAATTTACTTGAACTCGATTTATATCTGACTTGATTCATGAATATCTCTA
Coding sequences within it:
- the LOC107913828 gene encoding 26S proteasome regulatory subunit 7A — translated: MAPEAEDEIKDEKSPRPLDEDDIALLKTYGLGPYSTSIKKVEKEIKEMAKKVNDLCGIKESDTGLAAPSQWDLVSDKQMMQEEQPLQVARCTKIINPNTEDAKYVINVKQIAKFVVGLGDKVSPTDIEEGMRVGVDRNKYQIQIPLPPKIDPSVTMMTVEEKPDVTYNDVGGCKEQIEKMREVVELPMLHPEKFVKLGIDPPKGVLCYGPPGTGKTLLARAVANRTDACFIRVIGSELVQKYVGEGARMVRELFQMARSKKACIVFFDEVDAIGGARFDDGVGGDNEVQRTMLEIVNQLDGFDARGNIKVLMATNRPDTLDPALLRPGRLDRKVEFGLPDLESRTQIFKIHTRTMNCERDIRFELLARLCPNSTGADIRSVCTEAGMYAIRARRKTVTEKDFLDAVNKVIKGYQKFSATPKYMVYN